One Coffea eugenioides isolate CCC68of chromosome 2, Ceug_1.0, whole genome shotgun sequence genomic window, TATCTAGAAAACATGCATTTAATTTCTCAGATACCTAATCTTAACTATTAATCTGTATCAATTCATTGGTTCTTTTGTAATCCATggttttttttataaaaattttgtcTATGGAGACACTGTTCCTGTTCataatccctttttttttttaataataacaATATGGGGACAATGGGTAGCGTTGGAGCCTACCCAGCAATActagaaagtgaaaaaacaAAATACTGACTCGCAATTTGCCAAGCTTCAGGGGAGTTAAAtgtcattaataaaaaaaaacatgaagaaGTAGGAGCGGACAAAAATATCCGTTAACCTGAAAACCCACCATATCCAATCAAAAAATTAGTATACCCGTTCCTATTATTTGATCGGATCAAAAGAGGGTCGGACACCCAAATGTGGGGCGGGTTAGGATCATATAATTAAAAACTCGTAGGGCATCCGACTCGCTTCGCATGTATATACATATTATTTTTATACGCATACTATAAAATAATATGTTTAAAGTTAAATAAACAATTtcattgaacaaattgcattacaaatataGGATACTATAGTTTATTTACGAGATTTATTTGTAGAGGTTATGATCTTATGTTTTTTAGAAAAGAGTTTAATTTATATagaatatataattaaaaaaatgtgctacttgtttttaaatttttattgattttgaattctttaattttttttcttgtattctCTTCACATGTTTATTTCTTAGTAGGGgactttttttgaaaaaaatatttattaaatcttagatgaatatgtaaaatataaagaaaaattagtataaattattttttttaaaaattaaataataagcAAGATGAGGCGGATATTCATTGATCCGACCCTATTTTAGCGGGTATCCACTAATATACACAAGATAAAAATCGAGAAAATGGTCAAATTCATCCCTAAACTTTTTGTTAATGTCGAtttaattcttgatttttgttttcGGCCAATTTGATCCCAATTATTATGGTTTCAATTAATGATCTCTACGCCGTGCCACCACGAAAAATAGATCAAACTCCTAATTTATCAACTAAacaagggtattttaggaactTTTGATATGTCCTCCTTGCACCATCAATCTCCACCACCTGCCACCTCCCTCCTCCTCTCACCCTTCTTCTCCCACCTCTTTTGCTCCTCTCTCTGTTATGTCAGTCATCTCTATAAATTTTGCAACTAAGAATCGATCAGGAACAAGATGCGATACTTTGACTTCTGGGATAGAGAAGGGTGCGAAGAGGAGCCAATGATGGAGAGAGGGTAGAGTTTGGGAGGGATTTGAGGGCCAAGATATTCCAAAAACTAAGCAAAGAGACTCCCTTGGATTGGTGAAGCCGAAACCATATGATGCCCCAAATCTAGATGTTGGGTAAGTATCGGATCTGTTCTAGTGAAGATCTAGACATGATGAAGTATGTTGTTTTTTTGGTAATCATTAGGAATGATTTTGTTGATTAAGGTGGATCTAATCCAGTGATTCTCTACATAcaagtagtagtagtaatttGAGTTTTGTAAGCATTATATTATCAAAATCAAATATAGgaccaaaaatggtggattgGATGGAGAGTGAAGAgtaaattctctttttttttttaaattcatttttatccTCCGTCCATGGAAGAAAAAGGGCATGTTCATATATGTAAAAACTGGAGGACTACTGGAGGCATGATTTGATGTATCACTTATACCCAAAGCTACGAAAAACTTTATTTTAATGTATCCATATTATTTTTGCAGTGTACAAGTTCAGCAAGGCCAAAATTTCCCAAGAAACTAACAAGGATTTCATGGCTTCGCCTAACACTCATCATCCACCACAACAAAAGTCATTTTGATGGCTGCTTGGGATAATCCTTTGATTCCTGCTTTGAACTTGGCATGGCTATAGCTGTGTAGAAGCAAGAAAGAGAGAAGCTTTTACTGCTATCTCTTTTGAAAAAGGAAGCCTCTTCTTCAATGTAAGAAGGATTGTGTTTTGGGCTACTCAAGGACTAGTTAGTGGGCTGCAACAAAGATGATGGACATGATAGATGGAGGGAATGGAGAGGTCGGAGAAGAAGGGTAGGAGTAGAAGAGGGAGGTGGCTGGTAGGCCGTAGGAATTGATAATAGAGGGAGGAGATATCTAAAAGTTCCTAAAATACCCTGTTTAATTGGTCAATGTGGAGTTTGATCTATTTTCCGTGGTGGCGCTGCCGTAGAGATCCTTAATTGAAATCATAAtataagtttagggatcaaATTGACTGAAAACAAAAGTTAGGGATTAAATCGATATTAAtaaaaagtttagggacgaaTTTGACCATTTTTCCAATCAGAAAATGGCTAACCCATATGATGTGGGTCGAATTAGCTTAATGGTGAACGGGGCGGGCCCACCAACCGTGCCCACCCCTACTTAAACGGAGAAATACTTCTGAAGCCGCCAAATTCTAAACTAAGCCACAATACTGTCCATCCTGCGCGACGAACCCAATTGTCTTTTTGAATAAAAGCTTACTTTTACACTCTGATTTAGTTACTGAAGATTAATTACGTTAAGCTATGAGGGAAATCGTTACCATCCAGGTTGGGGGCTATGCGAACTTCATCGGTTCTCATTTTTGGAATTTTCAGGTAATTCTTTATCTTGTCAATTTGCTTCTGTTTTTGGGTTCTTTAAGTTCACAAATTATGAAATCCTAATGGGCTtatctgtttttgttttttgttgttttttttttattgaaaaggCTAATTTTTTTAACTAACATGGTTGAAGGGTGTAGAAAAAAATTAACTTAATAATGTTTTGAGTTTTAATGGTGCAAACTTTATTTCTCAAGGTGGGGTTTTGGAAAAGCATAGTAAGTAATTGATAAGTCGTTAAAGTTTCAAACTTTGACCATGAACCTTGTTGGGGGCAAGAAATCATGGTTCTTTCATTATGTGATATCTTAGTGGTTCATAAATGAGAAGCTGTTACCAGTGATGTTTGATATCTAGTAGACAAAAGCTACTTGGTGTGATGTTGAGAATAGATGGGTGAAGAAATGTATATTTTGATGAATACATGCGTTGAAGCTGATATTTGATCATGATTGATGATCTGGGGTAATGAGTAATCATGAACTTCGCCGATTTATGGTTGCTCTAGTGAACAGATGGGGTACTATTTTTTGCAAGTTTTTGGGATTATAGGTTGGTTTTGGGAAATGGTCAGATGGAACATTTGAATTTGAAGGAGCAAGTTGTGTCATTAGGTGTAGTACACGGTATGCTTCAGGGCTCATCAGTAGGATATGTTGTTTTTGTAATGGTACTTAGTCAATAGTTTGGGTGCTCTGGCATGGTTAACTTGATGGTTTATAGTTGATCAAAGGGTGCAAGATTTATTTACGTTTGGATCTCAAGCATTATACATGACCTGGTTGGAACTTTTCAactatatgtgtgtgtatgtctGTCTTCTTGAACATAGAGAGCTTATTTGACTGGTCACTATTTGGAGTGATGTAGGTTGTggagtaaataaaaaaaaggaaaagaaaaacattaaCAAATAAGTTAAATGCACCATTTGCTGTTATGATTTGATAGAACATATTAAAGTTGATGCAACTGGTTATATCATAGAATGTTAATGGCACATTTTgacattaaaatttttttttagttgtaTTGGTTAACGTCTGTCAGTTTTACTGTAGAAGCTATGAAATCTTGGAATTGTTCTAATGGTTTGTGCAGACTTAGGTGGGATTTAGGAAGTAATAGAACTTTGATGCATCTCTTCTAGTAAAGCTTATTCCTTGTTgcctgaaaaaagaaaaggttatTCATTATTAGTTTGttgattttctcttttctaTTGAAACATATATATTTGGACTATAACCTACTTTAATCTCAAAAATTTTTAGGGGTAATGGAGATTTAGGGTGGGATTTAAATGATGAATAGAATTTGATGTGTTTCTTATTGGATCAGTATTAGTGTTGTCTTCTTCCTGAATCATGAAATTAGTTTCCTTTCCTTCTTGAAGGATGAATTGCTTGGTTTGGCTGATACTTCTGAGACTAATCCAGCATTCAAGAATCATGGTCTTAATATGGATGTTCTCTATCGAACTGGTGAAACACAGCAGGTGAATGTAGCTGAAATTTTTATGCTAGCACATTTTGGTTCAAGCACCTTCATATTCAAAATGCCTAGCTTCATACCACAAATTTCTTATTAGTTCTCATTTCTCTGGCAAAATCTTCTGATATTTATCATTCATGTTAATCACGTGCAGGGCATTTTAACATACACCCCTCGCCTGGTTTCAGTAGATTTTCAAGGTATATTATTTAATTGTGATGCTGATGGTCATTCATACTTACCTCTGTTTGGTCTAAGTTGTAGGACTATCTGATAGTGAATCGGGAATTTTGTGAAGTCCTTATTCTGTGGCTTACACCTTACTTTCAGGGAATTAAACTAAAAGATATTAATTTCATGTCAATTATGTCTCTTTAAGCATAATTCATTGTGATTGAGATTGTTATTCAAATATGTGATTTGACAGGCTCACTTGGATCGATGAGTTCACGTGGAACCTTATACAACGAGGCTCCTTCTAGACCAATGGATGTTGTCTCATGGTAAGGGTTTGAGCTTAGAtgctttattttgttttctcttaaGTTTTTTGTTGTATGAGCAATCTTTAAAGTGAATAGCTGTTTCACTTTATGGTTTGTCTTTGATGACATTGCTTAAAAGATGATAAACTGGTGAAAAAGGCACATTTTTACTTCCTCTTGCATATTGAACTGCGAGTGAAAAATGACTAGAATGTAGCTTTCCAGTGCTtgattgttattttttattttacatggTGTTGGTGAAGTGTAGAACTGCTACATTCATATGGGTTTCCATTTTTATACAGATAGCAACTTTAACAGTAGGATAACCTTGCAATTTGGAGTTGGACATTGTGTAAATGGATATGATCTTCGATGGTATTGCTACATAATAGTCATTTAACTAGTTTTTGGACTctattgaaatttgaaactcgGAAGCATTTGAAAATATGATCCTGAACTTTGACTGCTGCTCATCTCCCTTTCTTTctaagtaaaattttttttctaagatGAGTAGGTTAAAGACTGAATGTCTTCTCACCAATCTGCAGGAGTGGAAAAGTTACAACTCAGGCTTCCGCGCCTCTAAAGAAAAACCTGTTCCTTCAGAGTTTATATCAAGAAGAGCAGGAAAAGATGGATACAGTGAACGGATTTGACTCAGGGAAGAATGAATCTCAGAATGAAATCCAGGACAAGGACATTGTTGAATGTCTAGAAAATGGTGTTCAATATTGGACAGACTTTTCGAAAGTTCACTATCATCCACAGAGCTTATATGAACTAAATGGGCTGTGGATGGATGGTGAAGGGTTTGACAACTATGGAATTGGAAGGGATGCATTTGTTGGGGCCCGACATGGAGAAGAAATAAATGACAGGCTTCGTTTTTTCATTGAAGAGTGTGACCATATTCAGGTAAAAATCAAATGTATACTTTagtttaatttctgttttggcaATATTTCCTATCTTCTTATTAACTATTGTATTGTCTGTCTTTCCTCATTGTGACGTAAAAGTGGTAAAGGGAATAAAGGATATGATTTGTCTGTGTCAAAACTTCAATTCAAGCTTGTGAGCTGGTACCTGGGTGTTGTTTTTGCTATCTGCAGGGGTTTAGTCCTTAAAGACAGTCCGCTGTTATGAGCAGAAAGTTGAAGAAATAACATCATAGTCGCATTGAACCCATTTAATATGTCCAAATCTTCACAGGAGGCATTTGTACAACATATCTTTAACTTTTTTGTGTTGATAGGATAATGTTCAAGGAGTCTGGCTTTGGTTGGATCTTAAGATTGTGATTTGTTCCAACAAATTAGGACTTATATCTAGTCGGTGTAAACCTTCATGTTCTTTTCTAATTAAACATTTCTTTAGATACTTATGCGACACAAAGGTATAATTAAGGGCTCATCCAGTAATTAGACTGCCTTCTCACTTTTGTATTGTGGAAATTCTGAAACAGTAGGATCCTTTTTCATAGTTACTTGGTCTGTCCAATGCAGGAAATTCCCATATTTGCTTTGGCCTTTAAACTCGAATGAGATGTAAATCGTCTGTCTCTGCCACACAACTTatgtttctttcctttgcctttCTTTTGGGTCTATCAGCTATAATTTTTGACATTTCCCTTCTTGTCCTCAAGGAAAGGAGAATTAAGTTTACATTTTTCTTCTGTTTCTCTTTAAGACTTAAAAGTTGCAAATTGAGTCTGATTGTAAGCTTTAAATTTGGCACTTTGGTGCATGCTTTGAGCCTTAAAATTATGCTGCAACCTTGACAATCACAGTCGGTTATCATTTAAATATCTGCACTTTCAGGGGCAAAGATCCTTGACATGGATCTTGCTATTATGCTtgtgcattttcttcctttattGGCAGAATGTCTTACTTCAATCTTCCATACCCTTCTGAATAGGGAATCCAATTTGTTGTTGATGACTCTGGAGGGTTTTCTGGTGTAGCTGCAGAGTTTCTGGAGAACATTGCAGATGATTACGCCAACATCCCTGTATTACTATATTCAGCCCGCAATCCTCGCTTGCACATGACCACCAAAAGTCAGAAGCAGTCAATCTCTAGTAGTCTTCATGATGCaatttcattttcaagattATCAACCTTCTGTAAACTGATCGTCCCTGTTGGACTACCCTCCCTGAGTAAAAGTAAGCAGTCCTCATTCCATAAAAGAGTTTTACTTATATGACCTGTTCTCTTATACTTGCCTCCTCATTCATATACATTTTATGGAATACCAGATGATCCTCTTGAGCTCATTGGAGCTTATTTAAGAACTAAAAATCAGCGCAGTCTTTCTTTTATGGTTCTACCTCTTCTAGTTTAATAATGACATGAATGTCTGCAGAACTTTATATGTACTCTGCTTATGTTAACGGCTGCCCAGTTGGTTAGTCAAATTCTAGAAAACTTGCATTGACTCTTCTGCATGGAAAACTGTGAAGGTAAAGCTTCCAGGTATCTTTGCATAGACGATGAGAAGCCttaccattccagtgcagtttATGCCTCTGGCATGCACTCCATCAGCCTCCCTTTTCGAATGGAACCTATTGGGCCCACTACAGATCTGACCTGTGCGTCTGGTGCACTGGATATGAACGAGGTCATACATATGTTAGCTGGACAAGCAAGACAGAATATGGTCACTATTTTGGATGTCGCTATGCCAGCACCTTCTTTGATTGGTATGTTGGTCTGCCTGTTGAAATTTGACTTTTCTTAGTTGTTAATTTCTTTAGCTTTTTAAGTTTAATTCTTATGCATAGGGAACCAACTTGAGCAATCCTTGCTTGAAAATTTGGAACCTTTGACGCCTGAGATAGCTGAAAATGTTGAGGACTTGCAAGCAGTGGAGGCCATGTCAGTTCATGGAGTACTTGGGGCAGGTATATGGCTGGTGTGCTTTAACTTATTTATCTTCGTCTTGTCAAACAAACATATGTGAATTAGTCTACCTTGCCTTAAGTTTGTCCATGTTGTGCTAGACTATACTGATATTTGAAAGCTGTGCAATCATTTCTCTTTCCTGTCTGGTTTCCTAAGAGGATGTTTGGACTATGGACTACTCAACAGCACACTTATCCACACCATTTCAATGTGACAAGAATCAGTAAATCATGAAGCTATATACAAGATTACaagcaaataaagaaaaattctTAAACATGTCCAGCACGTAGTATAAAAATTATGCCCTCCAATTTTATTTGATGAAATGTAGAGATTTCCAAGATCTCTAAATAAGATGCAGGTTTCTTTAGCTGTTTCTCCATTGCTATAAGCCGATAACTTCTTGTCATCCCAAGGATCATCTTCCTTTTCCCCACCTTTATTTGTACGCAAAACACATGTATCTGGAACTAGTTGGAAATCTGCAGCTAATCATTGATCTTAATTGTCTATTTagatgaaaaaaggaaaaaaaaaagaaattatctAATCAGATGATTCAGATTTTAACCCATTATCAAAACtatttaattttccaatttgGTTATAATATGCAGAGGTTTATATTGGAGTTTGTAAGCCTTTGCGAAGCCAATGAATGAAGGTCCGGTTGAGCTTTGTTACTCATGGGATTCCAGAGTTGCTTAGAAGGCCTACCTACCCTTAGTGTAAccataaaataatttaatttatgCTTGAATGGACAAATTGTTGCAAGGAAACTAGCCAGTATATCATGAAGTTTCCATATATTTGAGGCCACGAACTGCATTAGCAAGAATGTTTAGACTACCAAGATGAAAGCATATTCTACTTGGACTCCTTGACAGTAGTTAATAGCTGCTTTGTGGTTTGACGCTTAATCTGCTTCGTGGGAGAGAGAGTTACAGAGTCagtttgtttaatttttatctttatttttgtttcttttctttttaggaGTGCACGAAGCCACAGTTTCTGAGGTGAAAAGTGCTGTTCAGAATGCTTATGAAAAGGCACTGCAAAGACCCAGATTCTCACAGTTGTCTGTGTCTCGATGCCCTCTTCCCATTCCTCTGCCTTTTCCCTCAATCTTTGGAAACCTTGTTGGTCAACATGGCGAGCTGTTGGGAACCCCAATTTTAGGTTCTCCATCAAGGGGATCCCTTGATGTCCATTCCATTCCCATGGCAGCAAGATTACGTTCCAGCAGCGCTATTTTGCCATTTCTGGAAAGTAGATTGCACAATCTTCAAAGGTTTGGTATTCAGCGAGGAGCGCTCGGAGCCGGACTTCTTAGAAGTTGGGGTTTTGGCAAGGAGGAATTGGTAGATGCTGGAGAGGCACTGTCTAATATGGTCAGGACTTTGAGTCCCTATTCTGAAGAATCATCCGAGTCAGATTAAGTGGCTTAGGATTTTCAGGCCCTTTGTGAATGTTTCTCTAGTTTGTGAAGTTAAATAGATTTTCTTCACTGCTTTCACAATTTGAACTTGTTTTAAGTTCATTGCCCAAAAGGaggaagcaaaaaaaaaaaaaaaagggatttcTAGGTTACCGCTTGTTTTATGAAATCTTGAGTTGATCATTAGCCAAATCTTTAGCAGACTAGGAAAAACAGTAGCCTCAAGTATCAACTGGCGTGAAGTGGTATTGACTGTTTAACCTTTGAGGTGGTTGAACCAATGCAGAAATTAGGTTTCCATGTGCTTACTTTCGTGAACAATTATCTGAAGGTGTTTTGGCATGTTTCAAAGACTAGAGAGCCAATAACTTAGTAATTCCGATAACTAGAGATGCAACTGAGAGAAAAGATATGCATCTCTAAATGGCTTTGCAGGAACGTACAAGTCATACTGAGACCAGATTATATATCAATGGAGCAAGGAAAGACTGCCAGCTGAGCCAGgccttttcttttccattacAATGCAGCAAGCTAAATGGACTCGGGGGTTACTTGCCTACAATTACCATTGAgattgtcaccaccaaagccaaccTCATTCCATCTGCGGTTGATTGGGGGAATGTCTCCAGCAAATAccaaaagaaatggaggcaAGGCTCTAAGGCCGTAGATCCTCTATTCTCTCTGAACTTTCATTCATTCTTCAATCATCTGAGTGTGTTGAAACTTAGTCCATTTAGCCAATTCAATCACCATAACACCTGAATGGATGAGCAGCTAAAGTTGAATTAGGACCTCGACAATAATGTGGCATTGCATTGTTCTATAAGAGGTTCATCTTAGGCTTGTCTGGACAATAGTCACAATACCAATGTAAGCTAGATAAAGAATTGCCACGGGACGTCCACAGAAGTAACTAATACAAGACCATATATGTGCATCTTAGAAGGAAAGACACGGGTAAGGCCATCTTGATCTAGATAGATAATTTTACCAGTATTTGTGACCCTTATAGTAATTCTGCATGGTGTCAATTGTAGGCATGCATTTAAGCAAACTTGTAAAAACTACAGCACGCAAGTGGCTTTGATCAATAAAAAGATCATGCTGAAAGACTTTGAATGCATATAGCACTTCATCTTTGTTGAAATAACACGGGTTCCTGCCGGAGAAGACTCAGGAGAATTTCGTCTGTGACCAGAAGTTGGCAGTGAAAATTTGAGTTAAGTTTACATGGCAATATTCTGGTGATCCCACGGTTGCTGAGGCAAGATTTATCCTCCAAAGTTTTGAGATATCGCTGACCAAGATAACATCAGAATTGAGGTAGATTACTCTTTCCAGACAAGGCTCAAGAAGGTAAACCAAGTAATTTCTTGCATAATTAAGTGGTTGttcatgtgttttttttttttcacagagGAGGACCTCTTGTCCTTTACAATATCAGGACTGAAGTAGTATGCCTTGTATTTCAGTGATGGCAAAATCCATTTAAGAGGAGACTGAAGAAGAGGGATTTTTATCAGAATATATGAAATGGAAAAAGATGTTTTCAAGTATGGAGTGAATAGCAGCAATCGTAGCAAAGAATGTACTGATTACCAGGGTCATGGCTCTATGAACAAGAGAGGGGTTACATGCTACTTGAGTTGGACGATTTGTGTCTAAGGGGTTGCTGTTGAACAAAGTTGCAGACGAACATTCATTGTTTTCTTGTATATTCTTGAATAGCAGCGGTTTATTGTAGCAAAATTGTTCAAAGTACAGCTGATTTCTTTATGTGATGAAATGAGATGATCTATTAGCTTCATACTAAAGCGGCAAACTTGATGATTGCCATAATTTTGATATGCATTTCTTAACAAGTTTATGCAAATTTTCCAACATAGTTCAGTAAATTAATCAGCTAATTTGCAATTGAATTGGAGCCAGACGAAGACACAAGGGCAGATGGACAATGGACAGTGGACTTGGTTGTGGGGAGGGTAACTTAGCAGCTAGTAGTAAGGTTGAAACATCGGGTGTGTGTATAAAGTAACAAACTGTAGGATGTAACACCCAGCGGGATCCTGACATGCATTACCAACACTTCCTGATAACATTCATCTGCATGAAACCAAAgccagtaaaaaaaaaaaaagaaacaagtgGTTTTGACTTCAGTTTTTAACCGAATTTCCTGTTAACTAGTCAAAAGAGATTGTCACAATGGTCAAATGCTTAGGTAACTCTTTATCTCTGTATCACTGGTGCAGGCAGTGCATGCAAACATGGTTGTACTTCTTGACCTTAACTGCAGTAATTAAATACTTTTTAAACTTTTTGCCAATGTATCTGAGGCATTAGCTGGGAACTTTTCAACAACCCAATCTTAGCAAAACAGAGAGAAAATATGCAGTTATTGGTTACAATGATTGGCCATACAAGTCATACTGAGACCAGATTATGTCAAGTGGGCAAGGCTTGCCAGAGTCCAGCCTGATCCAGGGCTTGCCTTTTCCACTCCAATGCAACAGGCTAACTGGACCAGGATGCAGTTGCCTACAATTACCACTCAGATTATCACCACCAAGGCCATGCTGATTCCATCTGTGGTCGATTGGTGCAATTTCTCCTGCAAATAccaaaagaaatggaggcaATGATCCAAGATCATAGATTCTCTGATTTCTTTGAATCTCCATCCATCTTTCAATCATCTTTGTGTATTTAAACTTTCTCCACTTGACCAAGTCAATCACCATTACACCTGGGAAAAAGTCATCAGCAGCTCAAATTAGCACGTAGTCAACTTTCAGAGCCTCCCCTTTTTAACAATGCCATATGTTCAGGTAACTGTTTTAAACTTAGAAGCAAGTCCTCAAAGAATATTTTATGCAAGTCCTCTAGAGTCTTTGCAGAGTTCTTCTACATTGAGAGTTTCCACCCAAGACTGATGTAGAATTACGATAAAAAATAAGGGATAACTGTGGAAAAAACCCCAATAGCATATATGGTGGTGCATTGTGAATGAAACTTATAGTACACTACCAACTCAAGACAGAATTAGAAGAAAAatgggggaaaaaaaattaaagagacACTACTGTTTTATTTATCCACCATAAATACCTGCACTTAAGCAAAGGAGAAAACTTGGAACAATAACGACATGCATTAAAGTCTGCACCTCAGGTGTCATTGTCTTAACAGGCTTAAAGATAAAGTAAACagaataaagaaaaaagtaacAAAACTTGAC contains:
- the LOC113754154 gene encoding protein misato homolog 1; translated protein: MREIVTIQVGGYANFIGSHFWNFQDELLGLADTSETNPAFKNHGLNMDVLYRTGETQQGILTYTPRLVSVDFQGSLGSMSSRGTLYNEAPSRPMDVVSWSGKVTTQASAPLKKNLFLQSLYQEEQEKMDTVNGFDSGKNESQNEIQDKDIVECLENGVQYWTDFSKVHYHPQSLYELNGLWMDGEGFDNYGIGRDAFVGARHGEEINDRLRFFIEECDHIQGIQFVVDDSGGFSGVAAEFLENIADDYANIPVLLYSARNPRLHMTTKSQKQSISSSLHDAISFSRLSTFCKLIVPVGLPSLSKSKASRYLCIDDEKPYHSSAVYASGMHSISLPFRMEPIGPTTDLTCASGALDMNEVIHMLAGQARQNMVTILDVAMPAPSLIGNQLEQSLLENLEPLTPEIAENVEDLQAVEAMSVHGVLGAGVHEATVSEVKSAVQNAYEKALQRPRFSQLSVSRCPLPIPLPFPSIFGNLVGQHGELLGTPILGSPSRGSLDVHSIPMAARLRSSSAILPFLESRLHNLQRFGIQRGALGAGLLRSWGFGKEELVDAGEALSNMVRTLSPYSEESSESD